CAGAGTTTTTACGCAATACATTGGTCATAAGTACCACCATATATGTACAGTTATCTGGGTGTTCAACGATGATAACAGAGTTCATGAAATTTGAAACATTCCCCATGTATTTACCACAAACTTGCCCATTAGAGCGGTCGCATTTGTACAAGCTTCCAGATTTAAAATAAACGGCAGCATCTTTTAAGGCTGGAGATTGAGCGTATCTAATTCTACGATCGGTCATGTACATTAATCGCTTCATTTCTAAGCTACTATTTTCATCTACAACTTTGCCTTGCTCTAGTTGTATCAAAAATTTCATAAGTCCAATAGGAGTTCCGGTACTACCTCCTTTATCACCAACATACGTATTAGCACCACCGGTAAAAAAGCTTCCTAAACGCCACTCTTCATGGGTAATTCCTAATTCGCGAAGCGGCAGGTTTACCACGTCGTTGGCTAAATCTGTAAGTTCTTTTTTAGGCGTTGTTTTAAAGTAGGCTAGTGCTTTTTCTTCTGTTAATTCAGGATATTCCTTCCCAAAAGCTGCCATTAATAAAGCTTCTCGCCAAACAATACTTGCAGCACCATTGTTACTTACAGAAAGCATATGATCCGTCCACTCATACAGCGAAAAAACATCACTAGCAATAACTTGGCGCTTTACCAAGGTTTTCTTCTCTACATTGTAAATAGGGATGGTGTGTTCATCAGTTAAACCCCAAACTCCTGCTTTTACGGTTTTATTTTTTAATAATGCAGTTCTACTTTCCCATGAATCAGGGTAAATCTTAGCCAATTGTGTGAACAAAGCATTTAATACCGCTAGTTTACCTACGCTACCGGGTTGATACCCTGCAGTTTCATTTCTTTTCGCAAAACGGATGCTATCTAAATCTGAAATATCTAAAACGGCTAAAGAGTAACTTTTATCTAATCCCTTGAACAAACCTCCAATTTCTTTCTGAAAATCTTCATCTACTTGTAAAAAACTACCAACACTATCTGATGCTTTTGACCTTAGATTTAATTGAATAGCACTCCATGATTTTTTTGCTCCTTCAGGCAAAGGTGTGGTCTCTTTCAATTCGCCACTATTAATTAATTCTAATCGAAGCAAACGTCTAATTCCTGTTTGTTCATACCCATCAATTGGATAAAAGACAATGGCTGTAAATGCAAAACAAGAACTAATTAGTATTCCGAGTATGAGTATTTTTTTCATGGTTATAATTTAGTAAATAAGACTATTTCTTTATTCGTATTTATTTTTGGGGTAATTGATTCTAAATAGGCAGAACTCAATGCTTTTTTGTTTTCTACAAAAGGTCTAATTTGAAACAGCCATAACTTCTGGTCTTTAAACCCCAATTCTACATCATATGCACCCTCATAATCTGATTTAGTTTCTAAGGGCATTCTTTTTCTTATGGTTTCAGAAAGTGCTCGGATCTCTTCGATATTTTGCTCATTTAAAATCGACTTTTCAAAAGTTGCTAATTTCTTACCAGTTCCACCAGTGACAGGTAATGTGTTGTGGTAAGCTTCACGAGCAGGAGCTAATAATTCATAACCTCCAGAATTTTTTATTAAATAGGTTTCTGCAGATTGTCCATCAACAGCACCACCAGCTCCCCGACTAAAGGCAATAGTTAAGTCTTTTTCATTTCCAGAACTTAAGCCTTTGGTGATCAAAACGCCAGAATAATCAACATCTACACTCGGAATGACCAAAATAGATGGAAAAACATTTTCAGGATTTAATAAATATTTCTGTCTCCATTTAAAGCTTCGTTCTGTATAAGGCGATGCCCATACATCTTTGATACCCGCAATAATTTTTTCTTTAGCTACTGCATTAAAAATGGTTAGATTAAGTCCGGCTCCCGTAAAATCTTTCAAATCTTCCATATTGGTATCACTACGCAAGAATACAGGAACTGCCCCTAAATCTTTACCAAAAACTGTTGCAAATTCTTTTTCTAAGGAGGATGTAAAGCTATCCTTTAGGGGCATTATTTTTATGGCAGCTCTCAAGGTTTCTAATTGAATAAGCTGATAGTTTTCTACCTCTTTTTCGATGCTATTATTTGCACGCATTTTATCAGCTTCAGCAAACATGTTATTCAAAAATTTCCAATAGGAAACGGCTTGTCCAGGCATGGGTTGATCCATGTGTTCTCTAAAAATTCCGAAAGGAATAACTAAGCCTTCTACAACATTGTCTGGGAACATTTTTTTTAATTGTCCTAAATTAGCAGCTTTTGGTCCGCAAAGTTTCCCTGAGTCTTCCGCATCAACATTTCGCATATTCAGTATTGCGGTTTCGTCTAAACGAATATTCGCTACAGGAACTGCAATTTTTTCTTCTTTGCGCTCTTTTTTCATAAAGAGAGCGAGCTCATCAGCAGACATGTCTTTTTCTAATTTTAAAATTACATTTCCTTTATTAGAAACAGCAAAGAATACTTTTTGACCATTATAGGCCAGTAAGTCTTTTAAATTTTCATCGGATAATGCCGTATTTGGAATCCCTAGATTTCTTGCTAGTAGTTGTACATGAGAAACCATATTCCCTTCTGCAACTGTACCTATGCCTGCAACGGGCTTTAAATCTGCAGGCGGTCGTTGAAAAATATATATTTTGTCAGAAGCTACTTCAATCTCGTCAGGAGAACCATCAACAACAACTAACTCTCCATAGGCATATCCAGGATTCAATCCGCGAAACGTACTTTGGTTTTGTATGTTTAGCACCTTATTGCTAAGGGAAGATTCTTTGGCAATAAAATCGCCTAAATCACCTACCGCTTTTCCTAAATATAAAGCAATAGAACCTCGGATTTTATCATCAATAAAACCATATGCTTTAGGCTCAAAACTAGTGTATTCGGTAACAATATCTTGATACGTAGCTTTTACCATGGCTGCGCTCCATTCTACTTCTCTACGAGCATTCTCTAAAACGGCAGTAAGCTCATTTAATGTCATTTTCTCAGCTTCGTATTTGCTTAATGGTCCCATTAGTTGTTCCCATTCCCAGGTTTCAGTATAACCAGCTCCTGCAGTAGCCATACCTAAGTAACAAATTTTTTCTAATAAGGTATTAATCGTTGTCGGCTCCCACTTTGGTGCATTTTTAAATAAAATATCTTCCACTTTTAAAGAAATATCAAGCAGTTGTAATTTTATTTCTGGATTAGTTTCGTTTAAAATAGCAGTTCTTAGTTCTAATAGTAAGTCCGACGAATTAATTAAAATACTTTTTGGACTATCTGTTGCCGAAGTAGTTGCATACGCTGCAATTTTTTCACCAATACTCGTTTTTCTTACAAGAGATGCATTTTCTAAAAATGCAGTAGCATCAATAGGTTTATAAAATTCTTGCATGGTACTTACTAAAGCATCAAGCTGTTTATTTAGGCTAGTCGTTAATTTTGCGGCATTTTTTTGTTTGAAATCTTTTACCTTTTGGATGTCAACATATTCGGGCTGACTATGAATTTTTACACGGAGGTCCATAAAAGGTTCAAAGGCATCAGAAATTACCTTAGACTGGCTAC
This genomic stretch from Cellulophaga algicola DSM 14237 harbors:
- a CDS encoding serine hydrolase; amino-acid sequence: MKKILILGILISSCFAFTAIVFYPIDGYEQTGIRRLLRLELINSGELKETTPLPEGAKKSWSAIQLNLRSKASDSVGSFLQVDEDFQKEIGGLFKGLDKSYSLAVLDISDLDSIRFAKRNETAGYQPGSVGKLAVLNALFTQLAKIYPDSWESRTALLKNKTVKAGVWGLTDEHTIPIYNVEKKTLVKRQVIASDVFSLYEWTDHMLSVSNNGAASIVWREALLMAAFGKEYPELTEEKALAYFKTTPKKELTDLANDVVNLPLRELGITHEEWRLGSFFTGGANTYVGDKGGSTGTPIGLMKFLIQLEQGKVVDENSSLEMKRLMYMTDRRIRYAQSPALKDAAVYFKSGSLYKCDRSNGQVCGKYMGNVSNFMNSVIIVEHPDNCTYMVVLMTNVLRKNSASDHMYLASAIDKVIRK
- a CDS encoding PEP/pyruvate-binding domain-containing protein gives rise to the protein MKTKSFFTFLLAISTASICAQALSNEAITTQISTYKNDIRGPYKDIRWFCTDGSIRQPKDPCPENIGPGVQHARYKDAVIALGKSNHIYLGQILAYTEAKEFWDTENNHSRLKQYQLDKYLRTIDEGWILQKGQFYRGSIQSEDEQAWGIEFYKWLLADKERVAKNYFLIRQSLKDIPHAGDDNTSQLMRSQSKVISDAFEPFMDLRVKIHSQPEYVDIQKVKDFKQKNAAKLTTSLNKQLDALVSTMQEFYKPIDATAFLENASLVRKTSIGEKIAAYATTSATDSPKSILINSSDLLLELRTAILNETNPEIKLQLLDISLKVEDILFKNAPKWEPTTINTLLEKICYLGMATAGAGYTETWEWEQLMGPLSKYEAEKMTLNELTAVLENARREVEWSAAMVKATYQDIVTEYTSFEPKAYGFIDDKIRGSIALYLGKAVGDLGDFIAKESSLSNKVLNIQNQSTFRGLNPGYAYGELVVVDGSPDEIEVASDKIYIFQRPPADLKPVAGIGTVAEGNMVSHVQLLARNLGIPNTALSDENLKDLLAYNGQKVFFAVSNKGNVILKLEKDMSADELALFMKKERKEEKIAVPVANIRLDETAILNMRNVDAEDSGKLCGPKAANLGQLKKMFPDNVVEGLVIPFGIFREHMDQPMPGQAVSYWKFLNNMFAEADKMRANNSIEKEVENYQLIQLETLRAAIKIMPLKDSFTSSLEKEFATVFGKDLGAVPVFLRSDTNMEDLKDFTGAGLNLTIFNAVAKEKIIAGIKDVWASPYTERSFKWRQKYLLNPENVFPSILVIPSVDVDYSGVLITKGLSSGNEKDLTIAFSRGAGGAVDGQSAETYLIKNSGGYELLAPAREAYHNTLPVTGGTGKKLATFEKSILNEQNIEEIRALSETIRKRMPLETKSDYEGAYDVELGFKDQKLWLFQIRPFVENKKALSSAYLESITPKINTNKEIVLFTKL